Below is a window of Myroides profundi DNA.
ACGACTTACTAGCAGTATTTAGGTTAACCCCTACTGAGTTTACACACTTCATCACCACATTATCTAGCTCTTTTTTAAGCATAGATTGATCTACATCGTGTTGATACTGTCCTACTCCGATAGACTTAGGATCTATCTTCACTAGCTCTGCTAATGGATCAGACAGACGACGCCCGATAGACACAGCACCTCTCACTGTCACATCATAAGTAGGAAACTCTTCTCTCGCTATCTTAGATGCAGAATATACAGATGCTCCAGCCTCATTCACTACGAATACTTGTACAGGCTTATCAAAAGCTATTTTCTTAATAAAGAACTCCGTTTCTCTAGAAGCTGTACCATTACCGATAGCGATAGCTTCTACATTGTATGCATTGACCATAGAGCGAATCTTCTTCATCGCCATAGTAGTATCCTTCTGAGGAGCATGAGGAAATATAGTCTCGTTGTATAACAAATCTCCTTGCTCATCTAAACAAACTACCTTACACCCAGTCTTAAACCCTGGGTCAATAGCCAATATACGTTTCTCTCCTAATGGCGAACCTAATAACAACTGAGTAAGGTTATCCGCAAATACCTGTATAGAGTTTAAATCTGCCTTCTCCTTCGCCTCTACCAAGGCCTCATTAGACAATGCAGGTTCTAACAGACGTTTATAGCTATCCGCTACTGCCTTCTCTACTATCTTACCACACTCATTCTTACCTTTGACTACATTATCTTCTATGAAGCTAATAGCCTCACTCTTATCAATACCTACATTAAACTTGATATAACCTTCTTTCTCTGCTCTTAGAATAGCTAATAATCGATGTGCAGGTATCTTATACACAGGTTCTGCCCAATCAAAATATTGCTCAAACTTCTGCGCATTCTCTTCTTCTTTTTTTGCCTTTACTACCTTAGTACTGATCACCCCACTGCGTTGGAACTTTCTTCTCAGTGATTTTCTCACATACATATTTTCATTAATCCATTCTGCAATGATATCAGATGCCCCTTGTATAGCCTCTTCTTCACTTCCTACCTTATCATTAAGATATTTAGCAGCGATAGACTCTACATCATGAGCATTCTGAGCCATAATCACTTTAGCCAATGGCTCTAAACCGTTCTCTCTAGCCGTATCAGCTTTCGTCTTACGCGTCTTCTTATAGGGCAAGTATAAATCCTCTATCTCTGTTAGATCAAAGCTATTTGTAATCTTATTGCGCAATTCATCTGTTAGCTTCCCCTGTTCTTCTATAGAACCTAATATAGACTCCTTTCTCTTCACTATCACTTCATACAGCTCACTATACTTCGCTATCTTTTCGATAACCACCTCATCTAGATTACCTGTTCTATC
It encodes the following:
- a CDS encoding Tex family protein; its protein translation is MTLIEFIQQAVSASAKSIENTLSLLGEGCTIPFIARYRKDRTGNLDEVVIEKIAKYSELYEVIVKRKESILGSIEEQGKLTDELRNKITNSFDLTEIEDLYLPYKKTRKTKADTARENGLEPLAKVIMAQNAHDVESIAAKYLNDKVGSEEEAIQGASDIIAEWINENMYVRKSLRRKFQRSGVISTKVVKAKKEEENAQKFEQYFDWAEPVYKIPAHRLLAILRAEKEGYIKFNVGIDKSEAISFIEDNVVKGKNECGKIVEKAVADSYKRLLEPALSNEALVEAKEKADLNSIQVFADNLTQLLLGSPLGEKRILAIDPGFKTGCKVVCLDEQGDLLYNETIFPHAPQKDTTMAMKKIRSMVNAYNVEAIAIGNGTASRETEFFIKKIAFDKPVQVFVVNEAGASVYSASKIAREEFPTYDVTVRGAVSIGRRLSDPLAELVKIDPKSIGVGQYQHDVDQSMLKKELDNVVMKCVNSVGVNLNTASKSLLSYVSGIGEKMAENIVQYRTENGPFESRTELKKVPRLGDKAFQQAAAFVRIKNAKNPLDDSAVHPEAYGVVEKIAKDMKVSIGDMISNKELIAKVDANKYTTGEVGALALQDILKELEKPGLDPRRSAKVFEFDPSVKQITDLKIGQVLPGIINNITNFGCFVDVGIKESGLVHISQLKAGFVSDVNEVVKLHQHVQVKVTDVDVAKKRIQLSMILD